A stretch of the Archangium violaceum genome encodes the following:
- a CDS encoding type I polyketide synthase, which translates to MSQSTPPRESLSAVKLALLARQMRSKIEGVELLRSEPVAVVGLGCRLPGGVGSPEDFWRLLSEGRDAIVEVPRDRWDIDAWFDPDPEAPGRMYTRWGGFLDQVDRFDPEFFGISPREAQHMDPQQRLLLEVAWEALEDAGMPAPSLAGSATGVFVGVSLNDYSSLQFADPRQLSAYAGSGSANCIVANRLSYLLDLRGPSMALDTACSSSLVAVHSAVQSLRGGECRVALAGGVNVMLSPEITVALCRSRMLSADGRCKTFDARADGYVRGEGCGVVVLKLLSDALTDKDRILAVIRGSAVNQDGRSNGLTAPNLLAQQALLRQALANAQVRPEEISLIEAHGTGTSLGDPIEVDALRQVYGGTRPEATCALGSVKTNIGHLEAAAGIAGFIKTVLSLRHQTIPPHLHFRELNPNVPLAGSSFYIPTAPRAWEPGPVGRRLAAVSSFGFGGTNAHVVLEEAPVLPRPAAAGVERPAHVLTLSARRPETLRALAGRYAEHLARAPEPSVADVCFSAYTGRAHFEHRAAVVGSTVTELRESLTALAEGGEAVGLSRGQVAEGGAPAVAFLFTGQGSQYVGMGRGLYESQPVFRQALDRCAEVLRPLLERPLLSVMHAKEGSPEAALLDETRYTQPALFALEYALAELWRSWGVVPRVVMGHSVGELAAACVAGVLSLEDGLKLTAERARLMQSLPRGGAMAAVFAEPERVAAMLGTGSEVSIAAINGPTDTTVSGRREAVLALLERLQAEGVKTRELPVSHAFHSALMEPAMDALEGVAARFSYQAPKIELISNLTGDTQRSVSAAYWRRHAREPVRFEAGMRALHARGVRLFVEVGPSPTLLGLGQRCVPEDASAWVPSLRKGRDDVRQVLAAVGTLYTRGVGIDPVVFNQGPRRRVPVPTYPFQRQRYWLDGVRRPAVDGTAREPEARDEGFHSLEWRPRERQVSGAKAEGRWLVLTDARGVGDRLAALLEARGGTVVRAPLGSVSADTEGVRRLVREVLAGGPVRGIVHLWSLDLPAPTSEDVSVLERARAVGCGSVITILQAMEEAAQGTPPRLWLVTRGAQATGKSEAPAVAQAPLWGLGRVLALEQPEAWGGLIDLDPSSPAGEEARLAAELLEPDGEEQVAQRGQRLAARLVPPSEAPAKELTPKADATYLVTGGLGAIGLHVARWLVTRGARHLVLMGRRGTTAEAQGAVRSLESAGARVEVVAGDVSVRADVERVLERIRTGMPPLKGIVHAAGILDDGILLRMDPERLARVMAPKVAGSWNLHALTAGLSLDFFVLFSSSVSLLGGPGQGNYAAANAFLDALAHHRRALGQPALSIHWGPWSEGGMAERTAAGRWTSMGVSPLSPEQGVRALGRWLASGAAEVGVFPIDWPVFLGAMPSVPPLLSELAGGSRSPGESSPKDAGPSVLLQGLMAAADSEREELLATHVRTEVSTVLGLDASRAPQPRQGFFEMGMDSLMAIELRKRLQASLGRTLPATLVFNYPTVESLSRHLAALLAPEPRTAAMPTEEVARDAALLAEVEGLSDDEVSSELAELANQLLEE; encoded by the coding sequence ATGAGCCAATCCACCCCTCCCAGGGAATCCCTCTCCGCCGTCAAGCTCGCGCTGCTGGCGCGTCAGATGCGCTCGAAGATCGAAGGCGTGGAGCTGCTGCGCTCCGAGCCCGTCGCCGTGGTGGGGCTCGGCTGCCGCCTGCCCGGCGGCGTCGGCTCGCCCGAGGACTTCTGGCGCCTGCTGTCCGAGGGCCGGGATGCCATCGTCGAGGTGCCTCGCGATCGCTGGGACATCGACGCCTGGTTCGATCCGGATCCGGAGGCGCCCGGCCGCATGTACACACGCTGGGGCGGCTTCCTGGACCAGGTGGACCGCTTCGATCCCGAGTTCTTCGGCATCTCGCCGCGCGAGGCCCAGCATATGGACCCGCAGCAGCGCCTGCTGTTGGAGGTGGCCTGGGAGGCCCTGGAGGACGCGGGCATGCCGGCGCCCTCGCTCGCCGGGAGCGCCACGGGCGTCTTCGTGGGCGTCAGCCTCAATGACTACTCGAGCCTCCAGTTCGCGGATCCGCGCCAGCTCAGCGCCTATGCCGGCTCGGGTTCGGCCAACTGCATCGTCGCCAACCGGCTCTCGTATCTGTTGGACCTGCGCGGCCCCAGCATGGCGCTGGACACCGCGTGCTCGTCGTCGCTCGTGGCGGTGCACTCGGCGGTGCAGAGCCTGCGCGGTGGCGAGTGCCGCGTGGCCCTCGCGGGCGGCGTGAACGTGATGCTGTCCCCGGAGATCACCGTCGCCCTGTGCCGGTCGCGGATGCTCTCGGCGGACGGGCGCTGCAAGACGTTCGACGCCCGGGCGGATGGCTACGTGCGCGGCGAGGGCTGCGGCGTGGTGGTGCTCAAGCTGCTCTCCGATGCGCTGACGGACAAGGACCGCATCCTGGCCGTCATCCGTGGCTCGGCGGTGAACCAGGATGGCCGCAGCAACGGGCTGACCGCGCCCAATCTGCTCGCGCAGCAGGCGCTGCTCCGGCAGGCGCTGGCCAACGCCCAGGTGCGGCCCGAGGAGATCTCCCTCATCGAGGCCCATGGTACGGGCACCTCGCTGGGAGACCCCATCGAGGTGGACGCGCTCCGGCAGGTGTACGGCGGCACTCGGCCCGAGGCGACATGCGCGCTGGGCTCGGTGAAGACGAACATCGGCCACCTGGAGGCGGCGGCCGGGATCGCGGGGTTCATCAAGACGGTGCTCAGCCTGCGGCACCAGACGATCCCCCCGCACCTGCACTTCCGCGAGCTGAACCCGAATGTCCCGTTGGCGGGCTCGTCCTTCTACATTCCCACCGCGCCGAGAGCGTGGGAGCCGGGCCCGGTGGGGCGGCGCCTCGCGGCGGTGAGCTCGTTCGGTTTCGGAGGCACCAACGCGCACGTGGTGCTGGAGGAGGCCCCGGTGTTGCCGCGGCCCGCGGCGGCGGGTGTCGAGCGTCCCGCTCACGTGCTCACTTTGTCGGCCCGGCGTCCGGAGACACTGCGAGCACTCGCGGGCCGGTACGCGGAGCACCTCGCGCGCGCGCCCGAGCCGTCCGTGGCGGACGTGTGCTTCAGCGCGTACACGGGCCGGGCGCACTTCGAGCACCGCGCGGCCGTGGTGGGCTCCACCGTCACTGAGCTGCGCGAGAGCCTCACCGCGCTCGCGGAGGGCGGCGAGGCCGTGGGGCTGAGCCGGGGACAGGTGGCGGAGGGCGGTGCGCCAGCGGTGGCGTTCCTCTTCACGGGCCAGGGCAGCCAGTACGTGGGCATGGGGCGCGGCCTGTACGAGTCCCAACCGGTGTTCCGTCAGGCGCTGGACCGGTGTGCCGAGGTGCTGCGCCCGTTGCTGGAGCGGCCCCTGCTCTCCGTGATGCACGCGAAGGAGGGGAGCCCCGAGGCCGCTCTGCTGGACGAGACGCGGTACACGCAGCCTGCGCTGTTCGCGCTGGAGTATGCGCTGGCGGAGCTGTGGCGCTCGTGGGGCGTGGTGCCTCGGGTGGTGATGGGGCACAGCGTGGGCGAGCTGGCCGCGGCCTGCGTGGCGGGTGTCCTCAGCCTGGAGGACGGGCTGAAGCTGACCGCCGAGCGCGCGAGGTTGATGCAGTCGTTGCCGAGGGGCGGGGCCATGGCCGCCGTCTTCGCGGAGCCGGAGCGCGTGGCCGCGATGTTGGGCACGGGCTCGGAGGTCTCCATCGCCGCCATCAATGGACCCACGGACACCACGGTGTCCGGCCGGCGAGAGGCGGTGTTGGCGCTGCTGGAACGTCTCCAGGCCGAGGGCGTGAAGACGCGCGAGCTGCCGGTATCACACGCCTTCCACTCGGCGCTGATGGAGCCGGCGATGGACGCCCTCGAGGGGGTCGCGGCGCGGTTCTCGTATCAAGCGCCGAAGATCGAGCTCATCTCGAATCTCACGGGCGATACGCAGCGGTCCGTATCGGCCGCGTATTGGCGCCGGCATGCGCGCGAGCCCGTGCGCTTCGAGGCCGGAATGCGGGCGCTGCACGCGCGTGGGGTGCGTCTCTTCGTGGAGGTGGGTCCCTCGCCGACGCTGCTGGGACTGGGTCAGCGCTGTGTGCCCGAGGACGCTTCCGCCTGGGTGCCGTCGTTGCGCAAGGGGCGCGACGATGTGCGGCAGGTGCTCGCGGCGGTGGGCACGCTGTACACGCGCGGAGTGGGCATCGACCCGGTGGTCTTCAACCAGGGCCCGAGGCGCCGGGTGCCGGTGCCAACGTACCCGTTCCAACGGCAGCGCTACTGGCTCGATGGCGTGCGACGCCCGGCCGTGGATGGCACGGCCAGGGAGCCCGAGGCCCGCGACGAGGGCTTCCACTCGCTGGAGTGGCGTCCTCGCGAGCGGCAGGTCTCGGGAGCGAAGGCCGAGGGCCGGTGGCTGGTCCTGACGGACGCGCGAGGCGTGGGCGATCGGCTGGCGGCACTGCTGGAAGCGCGCGGCGGCACGGTGGTGCGGGCCCCGCTGGGGAGCGTGAGCGCGGACACGGAGGGCGTGCGGCGGCTCGTGCGCGAGGTGCTCGCGGGTGGGCCGGTGCGCGGCATCGTCCACCTGTGGAGCCTGGACCTTCCGGCGCCCACTTCCGAGGATGTCTCGGTGCTGGAGCGGGCCCGGGCGGTGGGCTGCGGCAGTGTCATCACGATCCTCCAGGCGATGGAGGAGGCCGCGCAGGGGACTCCACCCCGGCTCTGGCTGGTGACGCGTGGCGCACAGGCCACCGGGAAGTCCGAGGCTCCGGCCGTGGCGCAGGCGCCGCTGTGGGGCCTGGGCCGGGTCCTCGCACTGGAGCAGCCGGAGGCGTGGGGTGGATTGATCGATCTCGATCCGTCCTCGCCCGCCGGTGAGGAGGCGCGGCTCGCGGCGGAGTTGTTGGAGCCAGATGGAGAGGAGCAGGTGGCGCAGCGTGGACAGCGGCTCGCCGCTCGTCTCGTTCCCCCTTCGGAGGCTCCGGCGAAGGAGCTGACTCCGAAGGCGGACGCCACGTACCTCGTCACGGGTGGATTGGGGGCCATTGGCCTGCACGTGGCGCGGTGGCTGGTGACGCGAGGTGCCCGGCACCTGGTGCTGATGGGGCGTCGTGGCACCACGGCCGAGGCCCAGGGGGCGGTGCGCTCGTTGGAGTCGGCGGGTGCCCGGGTGGAGGTGGTGGCCGGCGATGTCTCGGTGCGTGCGGACGTGGAGCGGGTGCTGGAGCGGATCCGGACGGGAATGCCTCCGCTGAAGGGCATCGTCCACGCCGCGGGAATCCTGGACGACGGCATCCTGCTGCGCATGGACCCGGAGCGGCTGGCTCGCGTGATGGCGCCCAAGGTCGCGGGATCGTGGAACCTGCACGCGCTGACGGCGGGCCTGTCGCTGGACTTCTTCGTCCTCTTCTCGTCGAGCGTGTCGCTGCTGGGTGGGCCGGGTCAGGGCAACTACGCGGCGGCCAACGCCTTCCTGGACGCGCTGGCGCATCACCGGCGGGCACTCGGACAGCCGGCGCTGAGCATCCACTGGGGTCCGTGGTCCGAGGGTGGCATGGCCGAGCGGACGGCGGCGGGCAGGTGGACCTCCATGGGCGTGTCGCCCCTGTCGCCCGAGCAGGGTGTGAGGGCGTTGGGCCGGTGGCTCGCGTCCGGGGCCGCGGAGGTGGGGGTGTTCCCGATCGACTGGCCGGTGTTCCTCGGCGCGATGCCCTCCGTGCCTCCGCTGCTGTCCGAGCTCGCGGGCGGTTCGCGGTCCCCCGGCGAGTCCTCGCCGAAGGATGCCGGGCCCTCCGTGTTGCTCCAGGGGCTGATGGCCGCCGCGGACTCCGAGCGCGAGGAGCTGCTGGCCACCCACGTGCGTACGGAGGTGTCCACGGTGCTCGGCCTGGATGCGTCGCGTGCGCCCCAGCCCCGGCAGGGCTTCTTCGAAATGGGCATGGACTCGCTCATGGCCATCGAGCTGCGCAAGCGGCTCCAGGCCTCGCTCGGCCGCACGCTGCCGGCCACGCTCGTCTTCAACTACCCGACCGTGGAGTCCCTCTCCCGGCATCTGGCCGCACTGCTGGCTCCGGAGCCACGAACCGCCGCCATGCCCACCGAGGAGGTGGCTCGGGACGCCGCCCTCCTCGCCGAGGTGGAGGGCCTGTCCGACGACGAGGTCTCGTCCGAGCTGGCCGAGCTCGCCAACCAGCTCCTCGAGGAATGA